One part of the Nitrospirota bacterium genome encodes these proteins:
- a CDS encoding DUF4124 domain-containing protein: MRKGAVLTVCMLLLSVSLARAEFYRWVDKDGKEFFTNEREQVPKEYQSIATAVNPDESRVSVGEKSFAAGKPSTSLKVHKDKYGKGEEHWRKRAQKLRKELDALQDKYDLVLKQEKENEDKPKNLAANKSGTKKKARTNLDRKKSSLEKDLARKNHELEVELPDEARKADAYPGWIRE; the protein is encoded by the coding sequence ATGCGAAAAGGTGCTGTCCTGACAGTATGTATGCTTCTTTTGTCCGTTTCTCTTGCCCGTGCCGAGTTTTATCGCTGGGTTGATAAGGACGGAAAGGAATTCTTTACGAATGAGCGGGAACAGGTGCCGAAGGAATATCAGAGCATTGCAACGGCGGTGAATCCGGATGAAAGCAGGGTCAGCGTGGGAGAGAAGTCTTTTGCCGCCGGGAAACCATCAACCTCCCTGAAAGTTCACAAAGACAAATATGGCAAGGGAGAGGAACACTGGCGCAAACGGGCGCAGAAACTCAGAAAAGAGCTGGACGCCTTGCAGGACAAGTACGACCTTGTTCTGAAACAGGAAAAGGAAAATGAAGATAAGCCGAAGAATTTGGCCGCCAATAAAAGTGGGACCAAAAAGAAGGCCCGAACGAACCTCGACCGAAAGAAATCATCACTCGAGAAGGACCTTGCCCGGAAAAATCATGAGCTTGAGGTTGAACTGCCCGATGAGGCGCGGAAGGCCGATGCCTACCCGGGGTGGATACGGGAATAG
- a CDS encoding PilZ domain-containing protein, with protein sequence MKKIIIARDLLDDLEEGNTIFKRSDITFFPAGSSEDILDLHGVERADLIITEAALPLMGGAKLCSRIRSDAELKYVSIIIIGDETEDSVSQCKEAGANVVIRRPLKPGMLLWQASEQLVIPHRKDMRVLLRASIKGMEGNTPFFAKSENISLSGMLLETDRMLQKGDRLTCSFNIAHSEISLTCMVERVETTASKRNRYGVRFLNCDTKALIIIENFVKAPKVGSSKE encoded by the coding sequence ATGAAAAAGATCATCATCGCTCGGGACCTCCTGGATGACCTCGAGGAAGGCAATACGATCTTCAAAAGGAGCGACATCACGTTCTTTCCCGCGGGGTCTTCCGAGGACATACTCGATCTTCACGGTGTCGAAAGAGCGGACCTCATCATTACCGAGGCCGCCTTGCCGCTGATGGGCGGAGCCAAGCTCTGCTCCAGGATACGGAGCGATGCGGAGTTGAAGTATGTATCGATCATTATCATCGGTGACGAGACTGAAGACTCCGTGTCTCAATGCAAGGAAGCGGGCGCCAATGTCGTCATCCGGAGGCCGCTGAAACCCGGCATGCTTTTGTGGCAGGCATCCGAGCAACTAGTCATACCGCATCGAAAGGACATGCGGGTCTTGCTGCGCGCTTCCATAAAAGGCATGGAAGGGAACACCCCATTTTTTGCGAAGTCCGAGAACATCAGCCTCTCCGGGATGCTGCTGGAAACAGATCGTATGCTCCAAAAGGGCGACCGGCTGACGTGCTCGTTTAATATCGCCCACAGTGAGATCTCTCTGACATGCATGGTCGAACGGGTAGAAACAACCGCGTCGAAGAGAAACCGATATGGGGTGAGGTTCCTGAACTGTGATACAAAGGCTCTGATCATCATTGAGAACTTTGTCAAGGCGCCGAAAGTCGGAAGTTCAAAAGAGTAG